In Euwallacea fornicatus isolate EFF26 chromosome 19, ASM4011564v1, whole genome shotgun sequence, the sequence CTCCTAAAACGCATTGGAGACATTGTTTAATCTCACGCTCCAGGACTTGGTGATCATTCATTCATGTGATAATGTTTTGATCAAACATGCATGTAAAACTGAAAAGTTGCACTTTCACTATTTCTTTACGTTacgtgaaaaaatatacagggtgattcacaCCTATGGAATTGAACTTTTAGAGATTATTCACCGCAgcaataaaagatatttgaatataAGAACCTCTGTCCCGTAATGCCTCCTCGGGGCGCTACATTATCGGTCTTATGACGACCTCATACGGTCTTAGAGTCTTAAGGAGACATTTCCGTACATTGATACTCAAATGTCTTCTGCTATTGCACTGAATAATCCCTAGATGTTTGATCCCATAGTTCCGAATCGCTCTGTATAagtacaactttttttaatttatggaatcTAAATACAAACACTGATAACCTGTGTCCGTTGTTGCTTCTTCACTTTAACTGGATCATGGTTTCTGGGTCAATAATGCAaagaagatatttaattttgaaacaaaataatattccaaTCACTACAATTAGCTAcgaagaaaaattgtaattaccATCACATTCCCTtagaaaagtacaaaaaacgGCAATCCGTATTAACATAAAGACAAAAGGCAATGACGCCATTCGGACAGTTATCAATTTCAGGCACGTTCTCCTTGGTAATGACCTTAACCCTACGACTGCGAAGAAGATAAGTGAAGTACGGTGATTAAGCGCTATTCTCTTCCACACATCTTTATTGTTACAAACATACGCAGCAATTACTCACAACACCGTATAAAATAGAAGACGCAAATGGTGAAGAGCTAATTCTAAAAGAGTTTATGATTAAGATGAAGCTGTCTCTTGGCGTTTTAgctttagtttttttgttgtgtgtGGGTAATTCAGTTGTGACTGGATCTCCCTTTTGGGACAAATTATTCAGTGGTTATGacaatactaataattattataatcgaCCTAGGTGAGTGTACTTTACAAGAGTTTTAAGGTCTATTCTATGTTTTTGCTTAGGTCTTATGGAAGGAGTTATGGCTCAGATAATGGAGATAGGTATAGATCAATCTGTCGCGTGCATTCGGTGAACACATTGGCCTTTCCAGGACGGGTTGGAAATCCTGTTTGTGCTTAAGTTTATCATAGAATATTTTGTAGATATCAAATAATAAcatggaaaaacaataaatctatttgaaaaaagccCCTTATATCACATTATATTACGCTCAATTACACCgtcctttaaatttaaaacattcgtTTTTGAATTATATACAGTACACAAGAGatgaaaaatagaaatgcaaaaaacaTTAAGATTTTATCTGTACAATCTCGCCTTCCATATTTATCCAATAATTTCCCCGATTGGCTGATTACCCCTGAAGTAAGCTTCAGTTCTTCGTGAGTACCAAACACTGTATTTGATGAGGAAGTTAAGGTATCTAATGTCTGAGCGCTCTGGAAAACCTCAAACTGTGACTTCAAAGCCTTACTGatggtttcaaattttaacctGGTGAGTAGTGTTAGCTAATTGTTTGCTAATATTCAACAATTGATCAGTGACATTAGCACTCATTTTAACCATACTCTCTTTATCTCTATTTTGTCTTTGCCGTGCCTCATTGTCTTTACTATACCTTAACAATTCCTCCTTTGAATATTGTTCTATCACTATCATGGCTTTTAAATTGGCTTTTTTAAAGGCATCCATAGATCTATATGATTTCCTTCAACTGAGCTTCTAAAGAACACGCTTAAAGTCACTTACTCAGATAGTTGTTCTCTTTCCAATATCACTTCCCTGAGCAATTCCTCATTTCTATGCTCTTTAACTGTGTCTCCAAATTCATCAATTAACTTGCGTAAGGTCGCAATTTTAGATCGACCTGCACTGTTCAAGTTTTGAAGTTCGAAAAGCGGGCCCGGACATGCATTAATGTCCTGTGAGATGCCAGAAGTAACGCTTTAAAATTTGGGCCTAACCGTAAAGACATTGAAGAGTTTACGAAACACTCCTTACTTACTTGAATGATGGCTTTTAATTGCAAATGATTTTCTGTAATATCGCGACGCACATTTTTAAGCAGAAATTGAAGAGAATTCATGGTTTTCATTGGTGTGCAATGGATTATAAGGCAAACATACGGAACTGGGGAAATTAGGACAATTATTCTTGAAACAACTTGTTTAAGGGAATTACAACACCAAAACAATGAATTGAGGTTAAGTTAGGGTTTGTCTTACGGTCAGATAAATGtcagaaaaatgatttttagatGTTCACACACTACATACCCGATATACTTGACTTTGTCGCGCACATTGCTTGTGAGGGGATTATTTTCACTActctttttcaatattaaatttctttctcttttgtatggttaatttaatttagaatttataaAGTgtagaaatctaaaaaatagtttctatcaaataaattaaactaaaaattataattttgtttgagttttaaaaagtaataaaaaaaaacaatacaaaaagaattttttggtaaatcCCGCTTTATGACTTATAGAATTGTCAAAATCTATGtattcatattaatgaaaCCAAAAACAATATGCCAACCTTAAAATCAGGCCGGCTATTTTCTACATTCTTTCCGTGTGTGTTCCATAGCAAGTGCTGAAGTGTATGCATAAAATTTcgcttaaaattatttttcgctAATCATTAACTATGTTATACATAAACTTAAAGCATCAACcctatcaaaaaatttgtagCAATAGTAATCGTACTGACTAGATGCTAAACACATCAGTGCCAATTTAACCTCATCTCTCATTAATTGGcagatgaaattaaaatgtcaacATATCAAATGACTAAAGAAGTAAATATTGCGACGTTGCCCGCTTAGTGGGTTTATCTGaaatcttattaaaatataataaattccCAGTCGATCCAATTGGCCCTAAGCAATTTTATAGTCTGCaatcaacaatttaatatccTGTATTTTTTCCCATGGATAGGATTTATCCTAAAAATTATTGGGCCCTTCCAaaggcaattttaaaaacttagttttgctataaaaaaaaaactttatatacgACATTCTGGTAACATTGTAATACAGTAGTAAATGGTGATTATTGGTgataattttgtattattattttatgacctcttaatttaaagttttataataGTAACGTTAAGAAACGTTTATAGGtagaaaaattacagaaaaaaatcagaagAAATGTCTAAAATCTATAAACAGCCCCCCCACTGCAAGGTAATCACTAATTTAGAAATCAAACACAATTAAATTGCCCAATCTACATCTCATGAATGTCTCTAAATATTGGACTcttaaaatacatttctctGGCTTATATAGGGCGGAGACGATCACCAAAAGTACCTTTCCAGGATCACTAAAACTCTCTATTATGGCAAACTCCCTAAAACTGACATGCTCAGCTTCCCCACCACAGGTTGGTGTTTTGCATACAAAATTATTCCATATACCATTCATCATATCCCCCACAGAATTGGCAGTCGAAATTTTCTCTGAGGctcaaaaaggaaaatcccTGAACTGTCTCACTCTGTACACTGCAGCTCAAATATCAAGGAATGCCTGTGTTTCTCCATGTTCTCTGGTCCTAGCCATGTTATATTTAGAAAGGttgaaaaaatgcaacatGGACTATGTTGATAAAACGACGCCTTCAGATCTCTTTTTGGTTTCCCTTGTAAGTCCTTTGTATGAGAATAGTGAAAGTAGATAATTATAGGAATATATAACATACTAGATGGTTTCCTCAAAATTCCTATTTGATGATGGGGAAATTGATGAAGTTTTCATGGATGAATGGGCTGCTTCTTCAGGACTGACTTGTAAAGAATTGATCCAGCTGGAGcgggattttttaaaagctatAGTAAGCTAGTAATTGATATTATATTCCTAGTTGTCTAAAAGATATTCAAATACCTGATTTGAAATTAGCACATTTTGGCACTTCTATTACTAATTcctattattaaaaacaaaaaataaaacagtgtTGCATTTTTATGACATGCTTTACAGAACTGGGAATTATACTCGAGTAAAGGAACATTTTGGGACAAATTGAATGATATTGAGATCTCTCTGGCACTCAAACAAGGTACTTTGAGGGGATATTTTACCTACACAGAAATGGGGGTTCTGCTTTATAAAGGTATGTAATATGAATAAGTTTCAATCTCAGTCTTAAAGAGATGTTTTAGACATCCATGAAGTTGCTCAGTGCATTTTGGCTCTCTCAGCAATTTTGGCCGCTGCATATGCTACGGCAGTGCTAATGCTCGTCGGGTCAGTGGCATTGGCAAGCACAATACCTGGGACCAGTCTCTACTATAATAGAATTTCCAATTCTGCTACATTGCCATTTGCATATCAAGCACAAAAAggtgaattaaaaaagtttagcTACGATTTTAGACATATTGCAATATAGCAATCAACTCAATAAACAAAGTACCACTACATCCTACAATGATAATTTCTTTTAGTAGAAACTTCAGCTGTCAATCAAACCACCAAAATGGCTCCACCCAAATGCCATAACACTCTAAACTCCAACGCTCTAAAAGTTCTTAAAGCAAGTATTTTATTAGCATCCATCAAAACCCAAGGACCCTCCAACAGCACTTCCGAATTGGATCAACAACCATTAGACACCAGTACTCAATCTGTAAGCTGGGATTGGTGGAACGTACCAATAATGAACTGGCTATCAAAGTCTGCACAATTGATCAAATCTTTTGAGATGCCAGTTATACAGAATTGTCTGTCTTACTTGGATGTGGCAATGGTTAGTGAGAAGTTCATTTATTTAGAGGATCACATCCATAAGGCTACTAAAACAAGGATTCAAGACCAACTAGAGCGGTCTTGGCATGCCGAGTGGACCGATACCATAAAGGGACAGTTGGCTTATTATGTTTTGCCAGAGACTTGTTAAATGAGTTAGTGCAGtaaaatgtcgattttttctgttaaaggagtttaacaataaaaccaaTACCTTTAATacttgatttttattataaatttcaagtccttttttatgtattatagAAAAGGACttgatattttacaaaaacttacattataaaaaaattactttaagaaCGGGGACGTTCCTTCTTTTCTTTGTACAGCGCCAATAAGGAAACATTGGCCACCTTAACAACCTGAAAATCAGACAAAACCCTTGAATGAACACATCTCTCTACCTTTGTTAaggtttgaattaaaaaaaaaagactcaGAAAAATTACAGTTGAATCACAGTTCTCATGGGATTGGCTCTGAACATTTatcatcatttaaaaattaattataacagtcttttagtaaaaaaacattcttacCTTAAACCTAACTCCAGGAATATCACCAACAGCATGACCTTTTCTACCAAATCCAGCAACCAGCACTTCATCATTCTCTTCAATGTGATTAAGGCAACCATCCCTGGGCACAAAAGCTGTGATTTTCTTGCCATTTTTTATCAGTTGAACCCTGACACATTTGCGAATGGCAGAGTTAGGTTGCTTGGCTTCCACACCACtggataaaatttttttttttaatttaataatcaaatattaGCATTTTCACTGCAGAAAGCACATGTGCTTCAAAAATAGCTATGGTGTGTAATCACCatttataaacatatttaagACTATTATCCTTTGTAAGTTGAGTTTTAAAGTGACAGTACAGTTTTTGTAAGAATGTTAGTATGTTGTATTTGTCTGCAGGAAGTGGTAAGGCAATAACAATTATAAAACATGGTTGTGCCCTAAGAGTCGCACAGAATTCTCCTGTGATTGGGCTTCAAATATCACCATTCACAAGGAAATTCTGCGTAACTCAAAAGGTGCAAATACATTGTAATGTTAGGCACATATCAGAGTGGTTATTCCATTAATGGGAATACCCAATGGTTCAGTGCCTACTTTATTTTGCACTATCACAAAGGATATTTCTAATGTAGTTAGAATCATCAAATAGAGTAGAATAATGCAATGAATGAATAGGAAACAGGTTTTTATAAGTGACTAATGAAAAAATCTCTGGCAATAGAGCGTAAACTACAAAACTTAGGGCGACGATTAAGCAATTATTACATTAATTGATTCCAGTTAGgcatttgttattttaaccTCTGCTTTAGATTCCTTCTTTAATGATCACCCTTTACTCAAATAACAACTCACACTTTCTCAAGTACGATTCCCTTGGCGTGAGAAGCCCCACCAAAAGGATTAGCCTTCCATCTGGTCCCCAAATGGGCCTTTTTGTAGTCCTTATCGGCCCATCGCTGATCTCTTCTGTGATTGACGTGCTTTCTGGCAGTCCTAAGACCACGGGGCTTACctaaaaatcaatcaaaaatgaataaaaaaattatcgttcTACGGAAAATAGCGGTTCAAAACTTAAATAAGGGCTCCACTGCAActaaaaaacctaaatttaaCTCCATGCGTTGAGGATAATTCAAGATGAATGCAGATGAAAAAGTTCTTAGGAAATAGTTGGGAAGTTGACTGCTGAAGAGCCGACTTCaaactatgtttttttttattatcagatGAAATATATGGGGTTTACATTTTAATGGGATTAATAAGAAATGTTTTCCCCCCCAAAATTAGATGAGTTTAGTTATGAAAAAAGcatattttctacaaaaatagctaaaaaatatcttcagGACACTCACCCATGTTGTCCTTCGCTTATCGGCAAAACGGAAAAGAGACTGCAAATGACGCATGAATATCATGAATGTCTAGACTATCTCAGCTGACAATGAAGTAAACTTTCAACTGTCACGAagttcaaaattaaagaataggCATACTGTGACGTCATAAGaaactatttgttttttttgtttttagtctCGATTAATGATTTTCCTATAAAGATACGCTTATACTGAGAGTTCTATCCAACTGAGGATGAAAATAAGTTTCAactgttaataattaaagtaaCGCGAAACGATGTAATTGTTATCTTTGAtggttgaaaataaataaattatattgtgGTATATTCTGCAATTactgattttttatattttaaatttcatctaaatgtaattaaaaaaaaacgaaatcgaAAGACGAAAGTAAAGATAACTAATAGTCAtcataagttaaaaaatattatttataataaaaaaatgatatctaAAAACATAGTAGAAAAGAACATTTCCGTATTTTCATGACGTGCTGTTGGGCTGTTCGTTTGTCTTGCCTTTTATGCAGTGTAATGTACtacttttaaaacattaaaatcagTTGTTTTGTGAGAAAATGAAGATGGTTTTATTGTTGTATGATATTTAACGTCAAATAGAAACCccaaaataatgtaattatgctcatttcatttataaataag encodes:
- the Sec20 gene encoding vesicle transport protein SEC20 → MKTMNSLQFLLKNVRRDITENHLQLKAIIQDINACPGPLFELQNLNSAGRSKIATLRKLIDEFGDTVKEHRNEELLREVILEREQLSESMDAFKKANLKAMIVIEQYSKEELLRYSKDNEARQRQNRDKESMVKMSANVTDQLLNISKQLANTTHQSAQTLDTLTSSSNTVFGTHEELKLTSGVISQSGKLLDKYGRRDCTDKILMFFAFLFFISCVLYIIQKRMF
- the LOC136345245 gene encoding protein CNPPD1: MSKIYKQPPHCKGGDDHQKYLSRITKTLYYGKLPKTDMLSFPTTELAVEIFSEAQKGKSLNCLTLYTAAQISRNACVSPCSLVLAMLYLERLKKCNMDYVDKTTPSDLFLVSLMVSSKFLFDDGEIDEVFMDEWAASSGLTCKELIQLERDFLKAINWELYSSKGTFWDKLNDIEISLALKQGTLRGYFTYTEMGVLLYKDIHEVAQCILALSAILAAAYATAVLMLVGSVALASTIPGTSLYYNRISNSATLPFAYQAQKVETSAVNQTTKMAPPKCHNTLNSNALKVLKASILLASIKTQGPSNSTSELDQQPLDTSTQSVSWDWWNVPIMNWLSKSAQLIKSFEMPVIQNCLSYLDVAMVSEKFIYLEDHIHKATKTRIQDQLERSWHAEWTDTIKGQLAYYVLPETC
- the RpS23 gene encoding small ribosomal subunit protein uS12, which codes for MGKPRGLRTARKHVNHRRDQRWADKDYKKAHLGTRWKANPFGGASHAKGIVLEKVGVEAKQPNSAIRKCVRVQLIKNGKKITAFVPRDGCLNHIEENDEVLVAGFGRKGHAVGDIPGVRFKVVKVANVSLLALYKEKKERPRS